The following are from one region of the Sandaracinus amylolyticus genome:
- the gap gene encoding type I glyceraldehyde-3-phosphate dehydrogenase, producing MATRIAINGFGRIGRCVTRVLVDTKNADLELVAINDLTDPATLAHLLKYDSVHRRFDADVEAGSDSISINGKKIPIYAKKDPAELPWKDLGVDIVLECTGRFRDKAGGEKHIAAGAKRVVISAPGEKDIDGTFCIGINSDKYDPSKHRIVSNASCTTNCLAPITKVIHEAFGVIKGHMVTVHSYTNDQNLLDLPHKDLRRARAAALSMIPSTTGAAKAIGLVLPELKGKLDGTSIRVPTPNVSLTCLTAHVSKKVTKEEVNAALEAASKGALKGILGFERAELVSSDYIGDPRSSIVDAAQTSVVGDDLVEVHSWYDNEWGFSHRMVDLTALIAKKGA from the coding sequence ATGGCGACCCGCATCGCGATCAACGGCTTCGGCCGAATCGGACGTTGCGTCACGCGCGTCCTCGTGGACACCAAGAACGCGGACCTCGAGCTGGTCGCGATCAACGACCTCACCGACCCCGCGACGCTCGCGCACCTGCTCAAGTACGACTCGGTGCACCGTCGGTTCGACGCGGACGTCGAGGCGGGCAGCGACTCGATCTCGATCAACGGCAAGAAGATCCCGATCTACGCGAAGAAGGATCCCGCCGAGCTTCCGTGGAAGGACCTCGGCGTCGACATCGTGCTCGAGTGCACGGGCCGCTTCCGCGACAAGGCGGGCGGCGAGAAGCACATCGCGGCGGGCGCGAAGCGCGTGGTCATCAGCGCGCCCGGCGAGAAGGACATCGACGGGACGTTCTGCATCGGGATCAACAGCGACAAGTACGACCCGAGCAAGCACCGCATCGTGTCGAACGCGTCGTGCACGACGAACTGCCTCGCGCCGATCACGAAGGTGATCCACGAGGCGTTCGGCGTGATCAAGGGCCACATGGTCACGGTCCACTCGTACACGAACGACCAGAACCTGCTGGACCTCCCGCACAAGGATCTGCGTCGCGCGCGCGCGGCCGCGCTCTCGATGATCCCGTCGACGACCGGCGCCGCGAAGGCGATCGGCCTCGTGCTCCCCGAGCTCAAGGGCAAGCTCGACGGCACGTCGATCCGCGTCCCCACGCCGAACGTCTCGCTCACCTGCCTCACCGCGCACGTGAGCAAGAAGGTGACGAAGGAAGAAGTGAACGCGGCGCTCGAGGCGGCGTCGAAGGGCGCGCTCAAGGGCATCCTCGGCTTCGAGCGGGCCGAGCTCGTGTCGAGCGACTACATCGGCGATCCGCGCAGCTCGATCGTCGACGCGGCGCAGACCTCGGTGGTCGGTGACGACCTCGTCGAGGTGCACAGCTGGTACGACAACGAGTGGGGCTTCTCGCACCGCATGGTCGACCTCACCGCGCTCATCGCGAAGAAGGGCGCCTGA
- the secG gene encoding preprotein translocase subunit SecG, translated as MYLFVSILYCLVCAFLIFVVLLQQGRGGGMGSAFGGSSQTVFGGAGAGNILTRITSICAGLFMVLSALLAYMSSGSDSTLEDVTREIEERQSAEVTAEEEPGEPAPEAGETPAAAEGVPTEDTVDPDGLEGDPQTGQPMEVAPSEGSSDPAAASPTAIAPSAEAPAAEPAAEPAPAAEPAPAAPAAEQPAAEQPATP; from the coding sequence ATGTATCTCTTCGTGTCGATCCTCTACTGCCTCGTCTGCGCGTTCCTGATCTTCGTCGTGCTGCTCCAGCAGGGGCGCGGCGGCGGCATGGGCTCGGCGTTCGGTGGCAGCAGCCAGACCGTCTTCGGCGGTGCGGGCGCAGGCAACATCCTCACGCGGATCACCTCGATCTGCGCGGGGCTGTTCATGGTGCTCAGCGCGCTGCTCGCGTACATGTCGTCGGGCAGCGACTCGACCCTCGAGGACGTGACGCGCGAGATCGAAGAGCGTCAGAGCGCCGAGGTGACGGCCGAGGAAGAGCCCGGCGAGCCCGCGCCCGAGGCGGGCGAGACCCCGGCGGCGGCCGAGGGCGTGCCGACCGAGGACACGGTCGACCCCGACGGGCTCGAGGGTGATCCCCAGACCGGCCAGCCGATGGAGGTCGCGCCGAGCGAGGGCAGCTCGGATCCCGCGGCGGCGTCGCCGACGGCGATCGCCCCGAGCGCGGAAGCGCCTGCGGCCGAGCCCGCTGCGGAGCCCGCGCCGGCGGCAGAGCCCGCGCCCGCGGCCCCTGCGGCCGAGCAGCCTGCCGCAGAGCAGCCCGCGACGCCCTGA
- a CDS encoding phosphoglycerate kinase codes for MSLEGIRSVRDLPVEGRRVFVRVDFNVPLEGGKVGDDTRIRAAIPTLRHLLERGARVVIASHLGRPKGAPDPKYSMEPAAQKLAELMGVEVLLADDCVGDGPRKVVQDLREGQIACLENLRFHAEEEKNDAQFAAELAKLGDVYVNDAFGAAHRAHASVAALPKLIRDRGAGFLMEAELDALGKISKGEVQRPYVAVLGGAKVSDKLAVLEALLQKVDALIIGGAMANTFLAAKGASMGKSLVEQDKLALARTIMTRAGERKVDLLLPDDFVVGTGLDATSGRVALPDEIGENEMALDIGPKSLEAFSKKLRSAKTVFWNGPMGLFENEAFAAGTRGIAKTMSELSGAFTVVGGGDSVAAVQETGLADKFGHVSTGGGASLELLEGRKLPGVDALR; via the coding sequence ATGTCGCTCGAGGGGATTCGCAGCGTTCGTGATCTTCCGGTCGAAGGACGGCGCGTGTTCGTGCGCGTCGACTTCAACGTGCCGCTCGAGGGAGGCAAGGTCGGCGACGACACGCGCATCCGCGCGGCGATCCCGACGCTGCGACATCTCCTCGAGCGCGGTGCGCGCGTGGTGATCGCGTCGCACCTCGGGCGTCCGAAGGGCGCGCCCGATCCGAAGTACTCGATGGAGCCCGCGGCGCAGAAGCTGGCGGAGCTGATGGGCGTCGAGGTGCTGCTCGCCGACGACTGCGTGGGCGATGGTCCGCGCAAGGTCGTGCAGGATCTCCGCGAGGGGCAGATCGCCTGCCTCGAGAACCTCCGCTTCCATGCGGAGGAGGAGAAGAACGACGCGCAGTTCGCGGCGGAGCTCGCGAAGCTCGGCGACGTGTACGTGAACGACGCGTTCGGTGCGGCGCATCGCGCGCACGCGTCGGTCGCGGCGCTGCCGAAGCTGATCCGCGATCGCGGCGCGGGCTTCCTGATGGAGGCCGAGCTCGACGCGCTCGGGAAGATCAGCAAGGGCGAGGTGCAGCGGCCCTACGTCGCGGTGCTCGGCGGCGCGAAGGTGAGCGACAAGCTCGCGGTGCTCGAGGCGCTGCTGCAGAAGGTGGACGCGCTGATCATCGGCGGCGCGATGGCGAACACGTTCCTCGCGGCCAAGGGCGCGTCGATGGGCAAGAGCCTCGTCGAGCAGGACAAGCTCGCGCTCGCGCGCACGATCATGACGCGCGCGGGTGAGCGCAAGGTGGACCTGCTGCTCCCCGACGACTTCGTGGTCGGGACCGGGCTCGACGCGACGTCGGGGCGGGTCGCGCTGCCCGACGAGATCGGCGAGAACGAGATGGCGCTCGACATCGGGCCGAAGAGCCTCGAGGCGTTCTCGAAGAAGCTGCGCAGCGCGAAGACGGTGTTCTGGAACGGCCCGATGGGTCTGTTCGAGAACGAGGCGTTCGCGGCGGGCACGCGCGGGATCGCGAAGACGATGAGCGAGCTCTCGGGCGCGTTCACGGTCGTCGGCGGTGGCGACAGCGTCGCGGCGGTGCAGGAGACCGGGCTCGCCGACAAGTTCGGGCACGTCTCGACGGGCGGTGGCGCGTCGCTCGAGCTGCTCGAGGGACGCAAGCTGCCGGGCGTGGACGCGCTGCGATGA
- the tpiA gene encoding triose-phosphate isomerase, whose protein sequence is MSARKKLVAGNWKLHHDRAASVELAKAIAAGLPSSQVEVVIAPVFTSLDVVRGAIAGTPIGLSAQNLHWDDSGAFTGEVSAPLLKDVGCTHVIIGHSERRQLFGETDDRVSKRLGAALKHGLVPIVCVGETLEEREAGRTLDVVLGQIDAALAGITKDALAGIVIAYEPVWAIGTGKVAKSSDAQEVQAAIRARMSERIDAGAAQKTRILYGGSVKPDNAAELMAQPDVDGALVGGASLKADSFLAIVKGALPAS, encoded by the coding sequence ATGAGCGCGCGGAAGAAGCTCGTCGCGGGCAACTGGAAGCTCCACCACGATCGTGCGGCGAGCGTCGAGCTCGCGAAGGCGATCGCGGCGGGGCTTCCGTCGTCGCAGGTCGAGGTGGTGATCGCGCCGGTGTTCACGTCGCTCGACGTCGTGCGCGGCGCGATCGCGGGCACGCCGATCGGCCTGAGCGCGCAGAACCTGCACTGGGACGACTCGGGCGCGTTCACGGGCGAGGTCTCGGCGCCGCTCCTCAAGGACGTCGGCTGCACCCACGTGATCATCGGGCACTCGGAGCGGCGTCAGCTCTTCGGCGAGACCGACGATCGCGTGAGCAAGAGGCTCGGTGCGGCGCTGAAGCACGGGCTCGTGCCGATCGTGTGCGTGGGCGAGACGCTCGAGGAGCGCGAGGCCGGGCGCACGCTCGACGTGGTGCTCGGGCAGATCGACGCGGCGCTCGCCGGGATCACGAAGGACGCGCTCGCCGGGATCGTGATCGCGTACGAGCCGGTGTGGGCGATCGGGACCGGGAAGGTCGCGAAGTCGTCGGACGCGCAGGAGGTCCAGGCGGCGATCCGCGCGCGGATGAGCGAGCGGATCGATGCGGGCGCGGCGCAGAAGACGCGGATCCTCTACGGCGGCAGTGTGAAGCCGGACAACGCCGCGGAGCTGATGGCGCAGCCGGACGTGGACGGCGCGCTGGTCGGCGGCGCCTCGCTCAAGGCCGACTCGTTCCTCGCGATCGTGAAGGGTGCCCTGCCCGCTTCGTGA
- a CDS encoding glycosyltransferase family 2 protein, giving the protein MIPFELTIVVLNYRTPELTLDCVASLAPQIGARRRVLVVDNASADGSADRIERAIEERGWGEWAQVLRSPINGGFAAGNNFGLRHARVHCPAEAYVLLNSDTVVSEGALDALVAGMRAHPEAGLVGPRFDTADGELDVSAFRDHTPISELEVAASTGIVSRLLSRVRVPTPVASAERPFYPQWLGFACVLVRREVLAEIGGLDEGFFMYFEDADYCRRVRAAGWKMLYWPSARVIHLGGGSSGFSTREGMPKRLPRYYFESRARYFARHHGRTGPLRANLAWMTGAALATSRALLGQRGFAPPLETVRDLWTATFSLRPRVVTTLPPTHEPARLRANASLLELDDPARSPHGTYTSARLARVG; this is encoded by the coding sequence GTGATTCCGTTCGAGCTGACGATCGTCGTGCTCAACTACCGGACGCCCGAGCTCACGCTCGATTGCGTCGCGTCACTCGCGCCGCAGATCGGTGCGCGCCGCCGCGTCCTGGTCGTCGACAACGCGTCGGCCGACGGCTCGGCGGATCGCATCGAGCGTGCGATCGAAGAGCGAGGTTGGGGCGAGTGGGCGCAGGTGCTGCGCTCTCCGATCAACGGAGGCTTCGCCGCGGGCAACAACTTCGGGCTGCGTCATGCGCGGGTGCACTGTCCCGCCGAGGCGTACGTGCTGCTCAACAGCGACACCGTCGTCTCGGAGGGCGCGCTCGACGCGCTCGTCGCGGGCATGCGCGCGCATCCCGAGGCCGGCCTGGTCGGACCGCGATTCGACACCGCGGACGGCGAGCTCGACGTGAGCGCCTTCCGCGATCACACGCCGATCTCGGAGCTCGAGGTCGCGGCGAGCACCGGCATCGTGTCGCGACTCTTGTCGCGGGTGCGCGTGCCCACGCCGGTCGCGAGCGCGGAGCGTCCGTTCTATCCGCAGTGGCTCGGCTTCGCGTGCGTGCTGGTGCGCCGCGAGGTGCTCGCGGAGATCGGCGGGCTCGACGAGGGCTTCTTCATGTACTTCGAGGACGCCGACTACTGCCGTCGGGTGCGCGCCGCGGGGTGGAAGATGCTCTACTGGCCGAGCGCGCGCGTGATCCACCTCGGCGGTGGCTCGTCGGGCTTCTCGACGCGCGAGGGCATGCCGAAGCGCCTGCCTCGCTACTACTTCGAGTCGCGCGCGCGTTACTTCGCGCGGCACCACGGCCGGACCGGCCCGCTCCGCGCGAACCTCGCGTGGATGACCGGCGCCGCGCTCGCAACGTCGCGCGCGCTGCTCGGTCAGCGCGGCTTCGCGCCGCCGCTCGAGACGGTGCGCGATCTCTGGACCGCGACCTTCTCGTTGCGACCGCGCGTCGTCACGACGCTGCCTCCCACCCACGAGCCGGCGCGGCTCCGTGCGAACGCGTCGCTCCTCGAGCTCGACGATCCCGCGCGCTCGCCGCACGGGACGTACACGAGCGCGCGCCTGGCGCGAGTCGGCTGA